The Candidatus Acidulodesulfobacterium acidiphilum genome includes a window with the following:
- a CDS encoding N-acetyl-gamma-glutamyl-phosphate reductase, with protein MIRVSIVGASGYSGVYLIRALSSRPDVSISVITSNSNAGKKLSDFFPLFAKTFPKNSLLSKIKFSLFDADLIGGSSDAVFFCLPHNESSKLIPAVLKKNKDVKIIDIGADFRFDDVSVYERNYGRHNAPELNGGFVYGLSDVFYDKIKNSQFIANPGCYPTGALLPILPLVFKGCVDFSFPVIIDSMSGISGAGRGLKLQNLFCEIENSAKAYNVWTHRHLPEIKEKIEKACKLTPDVIFTPHVIPVSRGILTTVYLKLNKDSTMENIAGIYESFYSGSPFVSILNNIEDCNIKNVVYTNNCHIAFEIREENAAGSAGLMVKIVSAIDNLGKGASLQAIQNMNLMFGLEPDFGIPQYSPYP; from the coding sequence ATGATAAGAGTTTCGATTGTAGGGGCATCCGGTTACAGCGGCGTATATCTTATACGGGCGCTGTCGTCAAGACCGGATGTTTCTATATCGGTAATTACTTCAAACAGTAATGCCGGTAAAAAACTTTCAGATTTTTTTCCGCTATTTGCAAAAACATTTCCTAAAAACAGTTTATTATCCAAGATTAAATTTTCGCTTTTTGATGCAGACTTAATAGGCGGGTCTTCGGATGCCGTATTTTTTTGTCTTCCGCACAACGAAAGTTCTAAACTTATACCGGCTGTTTTAAAAAAAAACAAAGACGTTAAAATAATCGATATAGGAGCCGATTTCAGATTCGACGACGTATCGGTCTATGAGCGGAATTATGGCAGGCATAACGCTCCGGAATTAAACGGCGGTTTCGTTTACGGTCTTTCCGACGTTTTTTACGATAAAATCAAAAATTCGCAATTTATCGCCAATCCCGGTTGTTATCCGACGGGCGCTTTACTGCCGATATTGCCACTTGTTTTTAAAGGATGCGTCGATTTTTCGTTTCCGGTTATAATAGACTCTATGTCTGGGATTTCCGGCGCAGGCAGAGGCTTAAAACTGCAGAATCTTTTTTGCGAGATAGAAAATTCCGCAAAGGCCTATAACGTCTGGACGCACAGGCATCTGCCGGAAATTAAAGAAAAAATAGAAAAAGCCTGCAAACTTACGCCCGACGTTATATTTACTCCTCATGTTATTCCGGTTTCCAGAGGCATACTGACCACTGTATATTTAAAATTAAATAAAGATTCAACTATGGAAAATATAGCCGGCATATATGAAAGTTTTTATTCGGGTAGCCCTTTTGTATCGATACTTAATAATATAGAAGACTGCAATATAAAAAACGTCGTCTATACCAATAACTGCCATATCGCTTTTGAAATACGCGAAGAAAACGCCGCAGGTTCGGCAGGTTTAATGGTTAAAATAGTCAGCGCCATAGACAACCTCGGAAAAGGAGCTTCCCTCCAGGCAATTCAGAATATGAATCTTATGTTCGGTTTGGAGCCCGACTTCGGAATACCGCAGTATTCGCCGTATCCTTAA
- a CDS encoding 30S ribosomal protein S9, whose product MAKKSIIHAVGKRKTGIARAYFKEGAGKIIINGRDFEQYFPLESHRVSAVRPLAFYSIENKFDVYINVSGGGLSGQAGAVRLALAKAILLVNPELKETLAKASMLTRDPRVKERKKYGQKAARARFQFSKR is encoded by the coding sequence ATGGCTAAAAAAAGCATTATACACGCGGTAGGTAAAAGAAAAACAGGTATTGCAAGGGCTTATTTTAAAGAAGGCGCCGGCAAAATAATTATTAACGGAAGAGATTTCGAGCAATATTTTCCGCTTGAAAGCCACAGGGTTTCTGCAGTAAGACCTTTAGCTTTTTATTCTATAGAAAATAAGTTTGACGTATATATAAACGTATCCGGCGGCGGATTAAGCGGCCAAGCCGGAGCGGTAAGACTGGCTCTCGCAAAAGCTATTCTTCTTGTAAATCCGGAATTAAAAGAAACTCTTGCAAAAGCCTCTATGCTTACAAGGGATCCCAGGGTCAAAGAAAGAAAGAAATACGGGCAGAAAGCGGCAAGAGCAAGATTCCAGTTCTCTAAGAGATAA
- a CDS encoding 50S ribosomal protein L13, whose product MTESKWILVDAKDISLGRVASFTANRLMGKDKADWTPYADNGDFVIIINSAKAKLTGKKTEDKEYHFHSGYPGGLKTFKYRDMVKKDHSYPLLSAIKGMLPKNKLSDAVIKKVKIYEGEEHPHAAQKPVRVEIADKVK is encoded by the coding sequence ATGACTGAAAGCAAGTGGATATTGGTTGACGCAAAAGATATAAGCCTTGGAAGAGTAGCAAGTTTTACGGCCAACAGGCTTATGGGCAAAGATAAAGCGGACTGGACGCCGTATGCCGACAACGGAGATTTCGTTATAATAATAAACAGCGCCAAAGCTAAATTAACCGGAAAAAAAACCGAAGACAAAGAGTACCATTTTCACAGCGGTTATCCGGGAGGACTTAAGACGTTCAAATATAGAGATATGGTAAAAAAAGACCATTCGTATCCTCTGCTTTCGGCTATAAAAGGAATGCTTCCGAAGAATAAACTGTCCGACGCGGTAATAAAAAAAGTTAAAATATACGAAGGCGAAGAGCATCCTCATGCTGCGCAAAAGCCGGTGAGGGTAGAAATAGCCGATAAGGTAAAGTAA
- a CDS encoding HPP family protein, with translation MWIKEYFDRMKGGGENATTISLHVIFWSGLASIIGIGVVAYISAKFFNPYDLTLLIGSFGASAVLIYGAIKTPLAQPRNLMGGHILSGFVGVASYKLLGHINMPLAAAVAVSFAIMLMHATKTLHPPGGATALIAVIGGKGIYKLGFLYPLMPVGLGALILLIVAVVVNNFSKYRKYPEYWW, from the coding sequence ATGTGGATTAAAGAATACTTTGACAGAATGAAAGGCGGAGGAGAAAACGCAACTACCATAAGCCTGCACGTAATCTTTTGGTCGGGTTTAGCTTCTATAATCGGTATAGGCGTGGTTGCATATATATCCGCAAAATTTTTCAATCCGTACGACTTGACTTTACTTATAGGTTCTTTCGGAGCGTCGGCGGTTCTTATATACGGCGCTATTAAAACCCCTCTCGCACAGCCGAGAAATCTTATGGGCGGTCATATTCTTTCAGGTTTTGTAGGAGTCGCAAGCTATAAACTGCTCGGTCATATAAATATGCCTTTAGCGGCCGCGGTGGCGGTTTCGTTTGCAATTATGCTTATGCATGCCACTAAAACCCTTCACCCTCCAGGGGGTGCCACTGCTTTAATAGCGGTTATAGGGGGTAAAGGAATTTATAAGCTTGGTTTTCTTTATCCGCTGATGCCGGTAGGTTTGGGAGCGTTAATACTATTAATAGTCGCAGTAGTAGTAAATAATTTTTCTAAATACAGGAAATATCCGGAATATTGGTGGTAA
- a CDS encoding CBS domain-containing protein, with translation MENLNEEKEKSCIEVTEEDIREAFEKHKTYIDISLGDFIKIYKDAFALAKDKVHGITVDKVMSKNAVSVHENSGIHDAMNLLAEKRLTCAPVVNDENAVVGFLSDSDILTSAGVIKKHTFKDLVRHLIGEPTPHSQRTIDAKNVKDIMTSPAITVSTDTCIKKAASVFNEKRIKVMPVVDINGKLAGVISMTDIIKHIDKN, from the coding sequence ATGGAAAACTTAAACGAAGAAAAAGAAAAAAGCTGCATAGAAGTGACCGAAGAAGATATCAGGGAAGCATTCGAAAAACACAAAACTTACATCGATATATCTTTGGGCGATTTCATTAAAATTTACAAAGATGCGTTTGCGCTGGCGAAGGATAAAGTTCATGGCATTACCGTCGATAAAGTGATGTCGAAAAATGCGGTTTCAGTGCATGAAAATTCTGGAATACACGATGCAATGAATCTGCTTGCGGAAAAAAGGCTGACATGCGCTCCGGTAGTTAACGACGAAAACGCAGTCGTCGGATTTCTGTCCGATTCCGATATCTTAACCAGCGCGGGAGTCATAAAAAAACACACGTTTAAAGATTTGGTAAGACACCTTATAGGCGAGCCTACCCCTCATTCTCAAAGAACTATCGATGCCAAAAATGTTAAAGATATTATGACTTCGCCCGCAATTACCGTATCGACGGACACGTGTATTAAAAAAGCGGCGTCGGTATTTAACGAAAAACGCATAAAAGTTATGCCGGTCGTCGATATTAACGGAAAACTCGCCGGCGTAATATCTATGACGGATATAATAAAACATATCGATAAAAATTAA
- the dusB gene encoding tRNA dihydrouridine synthase DusB — MREISLGRSILAPMAGITGYPFRKICLKYGAEFSFTEMISAEGFLRNDKKTLELLETGSGISKTGIQLFGNSAAVLSEAAKKAFDQGFKVIDINAGCPVKKVVKTGAGSALLKDSALFADIAASVRKSVKDAFFTVKFRSGFDFNSVNFVEIGKIAEDSGINALFFHPRTRSQMFGGTADHSQTKKLKELVSIPVYASGDIFTADDALNTMSYTGADGIMFARGAAGKPWIFRDYANISDAGGQGQTEKKETDMTDKIDILLELNEEISSFYGETRGCNIIKPHLYNFLKGFKGSKELRASVNSAKSGKETDEILKMLRTQVASNEYSESAG; from the coding sequence ATGAGAGAAATCAGCCTCGGCAGAAGTATTTTGGCACCCATGGCGGGGATTACGGGATATCCTTTCAGGAAAATATGCCTGAAATACGGGGCGGAATTTTCTTTTACGGAGATGATAAGCGCCGAAGGTTTTTTGCGCAATGATAAGAAAACGCTTGAACTTCTTGAAACCGGAAGCGGTATTTCAAAAACGGGCATTCAGTTATTCGGCAATTCTGCCGCCGTATTGTCGGAAGCCGCTAAAAAAGCATTCGATCAAGGGTTTAAGGTTATAGACATAAATGCCGGCTGTCCGGTTAAAAAGGTTGTTAAAACCGGCGCCGGAAGCGCATTATTAAAAGATTCCGCTCTTTTTGCGGACATAGCAGCTTCCGTCAGAAAATCGGTCAAAGACGCTTTTTTCACCGTAAAATTTAGAAGCGGTTTCGATTTTAATTCGGTAAATTTTGTCGAGATAGGAAAAATTGCCGAAGATTCCGGTATAAATGCTCTTTTTTTTCATCCGAGGACGCGCTCTCAGATGTTCGGCGGAACGGCGGACCATTCCCAGACTAAAAAACTTAAGGAATTAGTTAGCATTCCAGTTTATGCAAGCGGCGACATATTTACGGCGGACGATGCCTTGAATACGATGAGTTATACCGGCGCCGACGGAATTATGTTCGCAAGGGGAGCCGCAGGTAAACCATGGATATTCAGGGATTATGCAAATATATCGGATGCCGGCGGACAGGGGCAGACTGAAAAAAAAGAAACGGATATGACTGATAAAATAGATATACTGCTTGAATTAAACGAAGAAATATCTTCTTTTTACGGTGAAACAAGAGGATGTAACATTATTAAACCGCATCTTTATAATTTTTTAAAGGGATTCAAAGGCTCCAAAGAACTAAGGGCGTCAGTCAATAGCGCAAAAAGCGGAAAAGAGACGGACGAAATTTTAAAAATGCTTAGAACACAAGTAGCGTCTAATGAATATTCTGAATCTGCTGGATAA
- the mobB gene encoding molybdopterin-guanine dinucleotide biosynthesis protein B: MIKTKSDKIPAVVSFLARSGTGKTTLLEKIIKILSQKGYKVSSIKHTDHNVSADKEGKDSWRHKNAGAFSTMLISKEKISFFSDIETSADINIDLLKSNFFKGSDIVIVEGFKELGIKKVELARKDAGGLELRFKNDPNLILVCADEPISGLSVPQININDAEKISDFIEKEIILTNYNI; the protein is encoded by the coding sequence ATGATTAAAACAAAAAGCGATAAAATTCCTGCAGTCGTTTCTTTTCTGGCAAGGTCGGGTACGGGTAAGACGACTTTATTAGAAAAAATAATAAAAATACTGTCTCAAAAGGGATATAAAGTCTCTTCTATAAAACACACCGACCATAACGTTTCTGCCGATAAGGAAGGGAAAGATTCTTGGAGGCATAAAAATGCCGGAGCATTTTCAACAATGCTTATATCTAAAGAAAAAATTTCATTTTTCAGCGATATAGAGACGTCCGCCGATATCAACATAGACCTTTTAAAATCTAATTTTTTTAAAGGATCCGACATAGTTATAGTAGAGGGTTTTAAAGAACTCGGCATAAAAAAAGTTGAGCTTGCGAGAAAAGATGCAGGCGGTTTAGAATTAAGATTTAAAAACGACCCTAACCTTATTCTTGTCTGCGCCGATGAGCCGATAAGCGGTTTGAGCGTTCCTCAAATAAATATTAACGACGCAGAAAAAATATCTGATTTTATAGAAAAAGAGATTATTCTGACTAATTATAATATATAA